Part of the Oncorhynchus tshawytscha isolate Ot180627B linkage group LG07, Otsh_v2.0, whole genome shotgun sequence genome, ccctttactcagtacattgttgaaggagctttggcagcgattacagccttgaggcttcttgggtatgactctacaagcttagcacacctgtatttggggagtttctcccattcttatctcttatctgcagatcctctcaagatctgtcaggttgtatggatcttcgctgcacagctattttcaggtctctccagagatgtttgattgggttaaagaccagactctggctgggccacttaaggacattcagagacttgtgccaaagccactcctgtgttgttttggatgtgtgcttagggtcattgttctgttggaaggtgaaccgtcgcccaagtctgaggtcctgagtgctctggagcaggttttcatcaaggatttctctgtccTTTGCTCCGTTATTCTtttcctctatcctgactagtcttccagtccctgccactgaaaaacatccccacagcatgatgctgccaccaccatgtggatggtgccaggtttcctccggatgtgacgcttggcattcaggccaaagttcaatcttggtttcatcagaccctagaatcttgtttctcatggtcggagagtcctttaggtgccttttggcaaactccaattggGCTGTCATgagacttttactgaggagtgtcttcagtctggccactctaccatacaggcctgattggtggagtgctgcagagatggttgtccttctgaaaggttctcccatctcaacagaagaactctggagcactgtcaaagtgaccatcgggttcttgatctcCTTCCTGAacatggcccttctcccccgattgctcagtttggccatccggccagctctatgaagagtcttgatggttccaaacttcgtctatttaagattgatggaggccactgtgttcttggggaccttcaaagctgcataAATGTCttattacccttccccagatctgggcctccacacaatcctgtctcggagctctacggacaatttcttcgacctcatggcttgtttttttgatatgacatgcactgtcaactaaagggaccttaaatagacaggtgtgtgcctttccaaagcaTGTCCTATCacttcaatttaccacaggtggactacaatcaagttgtagaaacatcaagaattatcaatagaaacaggatgcaccagagctcaatttcgagtctcatagcaaagggtctgaatacttacgtaaataaggtttCTGTTTTTATTAGTAATtagcccccccaaaaatgtaaacggttttcgctttgtcattatggggtattgtgtgaataTTGATGAGGAACAAcataaattaatacattttagaataaggttgtaacataacaacatttggaaaacatcaaggggtctgaatactttctgaatgcactgtacatgtaggcaggggtAAAAGTGACTTGAATCACATGAGATCAGACAACAACGTAGAGACAATAATAGAAAAGTgcattgaggaaagagagagcaagcACATGTTAGCATACACAACATTTCTGTTCCATACCATCTGCATCTCCTCAGGTGAGAGCTCGTCATCCACACGACCCTGGCCCTCCTCCCACAGGCTCACAGTGTTATCCGGGACCTCCATCACGCTCCGCTCTTCAGGGAGAAAACAAGGAGATGTACACTTCACTTCACTGTaaatagactttttctattgtatgtttgtttattccatgtgtaactctgtgttgttgtttgtgtcgcactgctttgctttatcttggccaggccgcagaacttgttctcaactagcctacctggttaaataaaggtgaacaaaAATAGTCAGCTGTTCTCAAAATAGATTTTCTTTCCACTCAATGGGATCACCTCTTGGTCTCTGTACTCACCACCGCTGCTGCTCTCCTCCTTGGATGTTTTCTCCTCGCTGTGCTGTTCCACCTGTGGGCTCTTCTCCACCACCATCCTACTGTGGTGGTGCTCTGGCTCTAGTCGGGACCTAGAATAATATCAAAACGCCAAAGGCAAGCTCAGTCTTCTTAAATGTCAAGAAAAACACTAAAGGGATAGTTTGTGTGTTTGGCATTGAAGCCTTTTAATTCATCATTCAGATgtactcgtggataccatttttatgtctctgcatccagtatgaatgaagttagaggtagttttgtgagccaatgctaactagcattagcacaatgagtAAGTCTGCAAGGAACATAGACTTCCCATGATTGTACTAACGCCAGTTggtaacttccttcaaactgaacGCAGGGATATAAAAATAGTATcgatgagttcatctgactccggggaagtagataaaatctcaaactatccctttaaggcaAGGTCACAACGTGTTTTATGGAGATAGATTACTGCcataatgttgtaaatgaatgAAGAATAATGCACAAATAAATTACATGTAAAAATACAGACTAATTATACACATTTATTGTCAGAATTCAGCTCAAGCGTCCCTAAAATCAAGAATTCTAACAATAAATGAATAATTCAAGGTATTTTTTGTTTTATCCTTCCATCGAGAATAATAGCTCCCCTCGAACACTCACAGTCTCTTCTTGTCTACCACTCTCTTCACTCGTATAGCCCTCTGCTCGGAATAAAGCTTGCATACTCCTGCAAACAATGATCGACACAAATCATATATTGTCAACATTACTACAAAGTACAGTACTTACAATACGCACCGACATCAAATATATACCGGCATCACTAACGAGCCCACCTTTCAAATACATCTCGATTAGGTCGAGGACCGCCCCCCTGTGCTCTTTAATCTGGGTTGATATGACCCGTTTCTCAGCTGGAAGGGCGacaaaaaatgagaaaaaagtgTTATTAATATTGTGTATTtaagcagtacacacacacacacacacacacacacacacacacacacacacacacacaaacacacacacacaaccttcagAGCGGAGCTGCTTGATGGCTTCAGAGCAGGTTCTCATGAAGATCTGGGCGTCCTGGTCGATCTGGTCTCGCTCATTGTCTGTCATCCGGGTTAGATCTGATGAGATGAGACTGTAAACACACAaagcaataaaataaaaaaacgtatTTCAAATTCAAGTTTTTTATTACATTCATATAGTCAATACAATCCATGAGCATACAACATATCATAAATGCAAGTCATTTAATTAAACAAAACCAATATTAAAAGTGTCAGGATAGATGGCCGTTGAGATGGTATCGAGAGCTAGATAGTATTGATCCCAGATCTGCTATAAACCAGATCTGCCGATTCTGTGTAGTTAAATTAAATCAGTTACTctgctgactgacacacacacacacacacacacagttatcttCATTTTCTGTCAAAGAAACATGAAAAGGGCGCCCAGACCTAATAAAGAAGCAATATACGTACATATTATACAAGTCTATGGGAAGATAATGTCATAGAATCTACTTCTTCCCATTTAAACTAATGATATGTTTCATTCATAACATTTTCATTTAATATTCTCCATTGGACACAGGTTTAAAGAAATCATATTAACAATTTGGCTAATGGATCTAAATTGCTGGCTCATACTGAATTTAGGCGTAGGCCCATACTACATTTTATTCCGCTGCTCTATCgctacatacaggtaactaccaaaataaaaggagacacttgagtaaatgagggatcaaattaaataaaattgtatttatcacatacaacaggtgtagaacttacaagcctttaaccaacaagcagttcaagaaagagttaagaaaatatatactaaataaactaaagtaaaaaataatattaaAAAGTAACAAGAAAACGACATAATAACGAGGCTATGAATAGTCCGGGTGTCCATTTGATAttcttgttcagcagtcttatggctttggggtagctgttaaggagccttttggtcctagtcTTGGAGCTCCGGTTCCGCTTGCCGTGTGTaggcagagaaaacagtctatgacttgggtgacgaGTCTtcgacaattttttgggcttagtatataggtcctggatgtcaggaagcttggcctacctggttaaataaaggtgacatatatatatatatatagcatgaGTAtatatagcgtgtgtgtgtgtgtgtgtgtgtgtgtgtgtgtgtgtgtgtgtgtatgtatgtatatatatatatataaataaaacacaCGTACATATGTGGATACCCCTTCGAATTactggattcagctatttcagccccacccgttgctgacagctgtataaaatcgagcacaccgccatgcaatctccataggaagaacattggcagtagaattaccttactgaagagctcagtgactttcaacatggcaccatcataggatgccacctttccaacaagtcagttttgtcacatttctgccctgctagagctgccccagtcaactgtaagtgctgttattgtgaagtggaaacgtctaagagcaacaacggctcagccacaaagtggtaggccacccaagctcacaaaacgggaccgctgttctcggttgcaacactcactacagagttccaaatggtccctggaagcaacgtcagcacaattaATGTtctttgggagcttcatgaaatggctaAGCAGCCACACAAAAGCTTATGCCAAgccagcacccaatgtcacaggaaggccaaaaagataatcaaggacatcaaccacccgaaccactgcctgttcaccccgctatcatctagaaggtgaggtcagtacacgtgaatcaaagctgggaccgagagactgaaaaacagcttctatcaaggccatcagactgttaaacagccatcactagcacattagaggctgctccTATAGccatagactagaaatcactggccactttaagaaaTGGAACTGGTCacttttataatgtttacatagcttgcattactcatctcatatatatgtatactgtgttttatactattctactgtatcttagtccataccgctctgacattgctcgtccatatatgtacagttgaagttggacgtttacatacaccttagccaaatacatttaaactcagtttttcacaattcctgacatttagtcattgtaaaaattcactgtcttaggatcaccactttattttaagaatgtgaaatgtcagaataatagcagagataattatttatttaagcttttatttctttcatcacattcccagtgggtcagaagtttacatacactcaattagtatttggtagcattgcctttaaattgtttaacttgggtcaaacattctgggtagccttccacaagcttcccacaataagttggttgaattttggcccattcctcctgacagtgttggtgtaactgagtcagatttgtaggcctccttgttcatacgtgctttttcagttctgcccacaaaattcctataggattgaggtcagggctttgtgatggcatctctaataccttgactttgttgtccttaagccattttgccacaactttgtaagtatgttTGGGGTGAATGTCGatatggaagacccatttgcgaccaagctttaacttcctgactgatgtcctgagatgttgcattaatatatccacataattttccatcctcatgatgccatctaatttgtgaagtgcaccagtccctcctgcaacaaagcaccgccacaacatgatgatgccacccccgtgcttcacgtttgggatggtgttcttcggcttgcaagcatccccctttttcctccaaacataacgatggtcattatggccaaacagttatatttttgtttcaacagaccagaggacatttctccaaaaactacaatctttgtcaccatgtgcagttgcaaactttagtctggcttttttggagcagtggcttcttccttgctgataggactcgttttactgtggatatagatcattttgtactcgtttcctccagcagcttcacaaggtcctttgctgttgttctgggattaatttgcactttttgcaaaaaaaattacatccacaggtacacctccaattggctcaaatgatgtcaattagccttagGAAAAATTACTtgggtcatgcacaaagtagatgtcctaaccgacttgccaaaactatagtttgttaacaagacatttgtggagtggttgaaaaatgacttttaatgactccaacctaagtgtatgtaaacttccgaaacATCAATTACTTTGTCAACGGTTAAATATATCACAATCCACACGAAGGCCGAGCTGAAACCTTGGTGGGGGCATTTTTGGGGTCAAACGTGAAAATGGATTAGCCACATGAAAGTCATACAGTTGAAATGGACAGAAAACAGACAGTAAACAGGACATGGTTCGGTAACCTGATAGGAGGCTTACCTTCCAGCATTCACATAGTCTTTCCTGTGCTGCAGTAGAAAGTCTTTCAGCTTGGTGATGTTAGAAATCTGTCAATATGAATAGAAAATACATGCACATTTATCAATTTCTTCATGTCTCCTTCTCCATTTGTTGACTACATCACAGTTCCTCTTCATGATTTTGGCCAACATTGTGGACTTTCATTGGTAAGATGTACCTGGAAcccctttctttttttttttttaccaaaccaGTGTATACATCTAAAGGGCTTATGAGATAACGATGCAGTATCTTGAGAAGTAGGCCTCTCTCTCAACGATGTCTCGCACACTATGTCTCGCACACTATGTCTCGCACACTATGTCTCGCACACTATGTCTCGCACACTATGTGGACCAAAGAGTTCATTTCAGGCCTTGCTCACACGTCTCAAGTTAGGCCTAAAACAACACAACTTTGCTTTCATTGACTGTGACAGGCAAACCTTGTCCATGGGTCTCTATCCATTCGAATGTTTACCAATTACTCgaacccctttttttttttttttttttacaaccaaatGCTGGTAAGAAGTCAGAGGTTGGTGGATTTCATTCCTTCACTGGTGGACCAAAGAGTTCATTTCAGGCCTTGCTCACACGTCTCAAGTTAGGCCTAAAACAACACAACTTTGCTTTC contains:
- the LOC112254951 gene encoding syntaxin-18 isoform X1, which encodes MAVDITLLFKASVKTVKTRNKAMGVVFDSPKDEIFKKSRPNNGFSLKAKEVISNITKLKDFLLQHRKDYVNAGSLISSDLTRMTDNERDQIDQDAQIFMRTCSEAIKQLRSEAEKRVISTQIKEHRGAVLDLIEMYLKGVCKLYSEQRAIRVKRVVDKKRLSRLEPEHHHSRMVVEKSPQVEQHSEEKTSKEESSSGERSVMEVPDNTVSLWEEGQGRVDDELSPEEMQMFEQENQRLVSEMSNLVDEVRQIEGKVVEISRLQEIFAEKVLMQETEIDNIHQLVVGATENVKEGNEDIREAIQNNAGFRVWILFFLVMCSFSLLFLDWYDS
- the LOC112254951 gene encoding syntaxin-18 isoform X2: MKYSRRADRITDFLSRRKKCLISSDLTRMTDNERDQIDQDAQIFMRTCSEAIKQLRSEAEKRVISTQIKEHRGAVLDLIEMYLKGVCKLYSEQRAIRVKRVVDKKRLSRLEPEHHHSRMVVEKSPQVEQHSEEKTSKEESSSGERSVMEVPDNTVSLWEEGQGRVDDELSPEEMQMFEQENQRLVSEMSNLVDEVRQIEGKVVEISRLQEIFAEKVLMQETEIDNIHQLVVGATENVKEGNEDIREAIQNNAGFRVWILFFLVMCSFSLLFLDWYDS